The proteins below come from a single Miscanthus floridulus cultivar M001 chromosome 1, ASM1932011v1, whole genome shotgun sequence genomic window:
- the LOC136500318 gene encoding probable glycosyltransferase 4, with protein sequence MSSEESNRRARQQRLLPVPIIPVVLFLVAPFAIFMLTSPDLQWQLPRIRIEYDEPSSAPTDGRTSSTPPKSPVLPGAKSDEEQRLPPPRQLTDPPYTLGAAVSDYDARRARWLHGNPRFPAFVAPGRPRVLVVTGSSPRRCGNADGDHVLLRAFKNKVDYCRVHGFDVFYSNAVLDAELSGFWTKLPILRALMLAHPETELLWWVDSDVVFTDMLFEPPWGKYAGHNLVIPGWDDKVYAAKSWLGINAGSFIIRNCQWSLDLLDAWARMGPRGPVRYEYGKVLGKALSDRPSYEADDQSALVYLLVTQRARWGDKTFLESSYSLHGFWLGIVDRYEEMRRDAATPGVGGERWPLVTHFVGCKPCGGQYASYEASRCRSGMERALNFADDQILRLYGFEHESLNTTAVRRVRNDTGGPLDADDVEIGRLLHPTFRAARPW encoded by the coding sequence ATGTCGTCTGAGGAATCCAACCGGCGAGCGCGGCAGCAACGGCTGCTCCCCGTCCCGATCATCCCCGTCGTCCTCTTCCTCGTCGCGCCGTTCGCCATCTTCATGCTCACGTCGCCCGACCTGCAGTGGCAGCTGCCACGCATCCGCATCGAGTACGACGAACCCTCCAGCGCGCCCACGGACGGGCGCACATCATCGACGCCGCCAAAGTCTCCGGTTCTTCCGGGTGCCAAAAGTGACGAAGAGCAACGGCTCCCGCCGCCGCGCCAGCTGACGGACCCGCCGTACACGCTCGGCGCAGCCGTGTCGGACTACGACGCGCGCAGGGCCAGGTGGCTCCACGGCAACCCGCGGTTCCCGGCCTTCGTCGCGCCGGGAAGGCCCCGGGTGCTCGTGGTCACCGGATCGTCGCCGCGCCGGTGCGGGAACGCGGACGGCGACCACGTCCTCCTCCGCGCGTTCAAGAACAAGGTGGACTACTGCCGCGTCCACGGCTTCGACGTCTTCTACAGCAACGCGGTGCTCGACGCCGAGCTGTCGGGGTTCTGGACCAAGCTGCCGATCCTGCGCGCGCTGATGCTCGCGCACCCGGAGACGGAGCTCCTCTGGTGGGTGGACTCCGACGTCGTGTTCACCGACATGCTGTTCGAGCCGCCGTGGGGGAAGTACGCGGGCCACAACCTCGTCATCCCGGGCTGGGACGACAAGGTGTACGCCGCCAAGAGCTGGCTCGGCATCAACGCCGGCAGCTTCATCATCCGCAACTGCCAGTGGTCGCTCGACCTGCTCGACGCGTGGGCGCGGATGGGGCCGCGCGGCCCCGTGCGCTACGAGTACGGGAAGGTCCTCGGCAAGGCGCTCTCGGACCGGCCGTCGTACGAGGCCGACGACCAGTCGGCGCTCGTCTACCTGCTCGTGACGCAGCGCGCCAGGTGGGGCGACAAGACGTTCCTGGAGAGCTCGTACAGTCTGCACGGCTTCTGGCTAGGGATCGTGGACAGGTACGAAGAGATGCGGCGGGATGCTGCGACGCCGGGGGTCGGTGGCGAACGGTGGCCGCTGGTGACGCACTTCGTCGGGTGCAAGCCGTGCGGGGGGCAGTACGCGAGCTACGAGGCATCGCGGTGCCGGAGCGGCATGGAGCGCGCGCTCAACTTCGCTGACGACCAGATTCTGAGGCTGTACGGGTTCGAGCACGAGTCGCTCAACACCACCGCCGTGCGGCGCGTGCGGAACGATACCGGAGGACCGCTGGACGCGGACGACGTGGAGATCGGCCGGCTGTTGCACCCGACGTTCAGGGCTGCTAGGCCCTGGTGA
- the LOC136466536 gene encoding probable glycosyltransferase 4, producing the protein MTEQPIAADRRARQHRLLPLLVLPVVFLFLVAPCALFLFRSSDLALIPRIRIEFDRREALSIAPKNEPRPAQPVPLPSPPPPSPAPPPPGPGAGDDEERRRLPPPRQLTDPPYSLGPTVDYDGRRVQWLRDNPRFPAFVAPGRPRVLVVTGSSPRRCSDPDGEHLLLRAFKNKADYCRVHGFDIFYSTAVLDVELSGFWSKLPLLRTLMLAHPETELLWWVDSDVIFTDMLFEPPWDKYAGHNLVLPGSEENVYTVKSWIGINAGSFIIRNCQWSLDLLDALARMGPRGPVREMYGRVISETLSDRQPYEACDQSALVYLLVTERGRWGDKTFLESSYCLSSFWAYIVDRFEGMRRDSTTPPEPGRERWPLTTHFMGCKPCGGDDSTYDAAWCRHSMERALNFGDDQILNLYGFEHRTLNTTAVRRVRNDTGGPLDAVDEELGRLLHPTFRAANL; encoded by the coding sequence ATGACGGAGCAACCCATCGCGGCCGACCGACGAGCCCGGCAGCATCGTCTGCTCCCCCTTCTGGTCCTCCCCGtcgtcttcctcttcctcgtcgcGCCGTGCGCCCTCTTCTTGTTCAGGTCGTCCGACCTGGCCCTTATCCCCCGCATCCGCATCGAGTTCGACCGCCGCGAGGCTCTATCTATCGCACCTAAAAATGAGCCGCGGCCAGCACAGCCAGTGCCACTGCCGTcgccgccaccaccgtcgccaGCACCACCGCCTCCGGGTCCGGGTGCGGGCGATGACGAGGAGCGACGACGGCTCCCGCCTCCGCGCCAGCTGACGGACCCACCGTACTCGCTCGGCCCGACCGTCGACTACGACGGGCGCAGGGTCCAGTGGCTCCGCGACAACCCGCGGTTCCCGGCCTTCGTCGCGCCGGGGAGGCCCCGGGTGCTGGTGGTCACCGGATCGTCGCCGCGCCGGTGCAGCGACCCCGACGGCGAACACTTGCTGCTCCGGGCGTTCAAGAACAAGGCGGACTACTGCCGCGTCCACGGCTTCGACATCTTCTACAGCACCGCGGTGCTCGACGTCGAGCTGTCGGGGTTCTGGTCCAAGCTGCCGCTGCTGCGGACGCTAATGCTCGCGCACCCGGAGACGGAGCTCTTGTGGTGGGTGGACTCCGACGTGATCTTCACCGACATGCTCTTCGAGCCGCCGTGGGACAAGTACGCTGGCCACAACCTCGTGCTTCCGGGCTCGGAGGAGAATGTGTACACCGTCAAGAGCTGGATCGGCATCAACGCTGGCAGCTTCATCATCCGCAACTGCCAGTGGTCGCTGGACCTGCTCGACGCGCTTGCGCGCATGGGACCGCGCGGCCCCGTGCGCGAGATGTACGGCAGGGTCATCTCCGAGACGCTCTCCGACCGGCAGCCGTACGAGGCCTGCGACCAGTCGGCGCTCGTCTACCTGCTCGTGACGGAGCGCGGCAGGTGGGGCGACAAGACGTTCCTCGAGAGCTCCTACTGCCTCAGCAGCTTCTGGGCCTACATCGTGGACAGGTTCGAGGGGATGCGGCGGGATTCGACGACCCCGCCGGAGCCCGGCCGCGAACGGTGGCCGCTGACGACGCACTTCATGGGGTGCAAGCCGTGCGGCGGGGACGACTCCACCTACGACGCCGCTTGGTGCCGGCACTCAATGGAGCGTGCTCTCAACTTCGGCGACGACCAGATACTCAACCTTTACGGGTTCGAGCACAGGACGCTCAACACCACCGCCGTGCGGCGCGTCCGGAACGACACTGGCGGGCCGCTGGACGCGGTCGACGAGGAGCTCGGCCGGCTCTTGCATCCCACGTTCAGGGCTGCCAACTTGTGA
- the LOC136500329 gene encoding LOW QUALITY PROTEIN: argininosuccinate lyase, chloroplastic (The sequence of the model RefSeq protein was modified relative to this genomic sequence to represent the inferred CDS: deleted 1 base in 1 codon), which produces MAFTSQSLIFRSPASPACARIAPSAGRVTLRDHRAAFPPVAAASTSMASSESEDKREAKLWGGRFEEGVTDAVERFTESISYDWQLYKYDIMGSKAHASMLAGQGLITATDRDTILEGLDQIERLIQEGKFEWRKDREDVHMNIEAALIERVGEPAKKLHTARSRNDQIVTDLRLWCRDAIDKILIRIKQLQVSLVMLASKNVDLIVPGYTHLQRAQPVLLPHLLLSYVEQLERDAGRLVNCRERVNFCPLGACALAGTGLPIDRFQTAKDLKFTAPMKNSIDAVSDRDFVLEFLAANSIAAVHLSRIGEEWVLWASEEFGFLTPSDKVSTGSSIMPQKKNPDPMELVRGKSARVVGDLMTVLTLCKGLPQAYNRDLQEDKEPLFDSVKAVLGMLEVCTEFAQNISFNSKRIQSSLPAGYLDATTLADYLVKKGIPFRTSHEIVGRSVALCVYKQCQLAELELDDLKSVHPVFEGDVYEYLGVENAVNKFISYGSTGSEQVKKQLEDWRIQLGISS; this is translated from the exons ATGGCATTCACCTCCCAATCCCTAATCTTCCGGTCTCCCGCCTCGCCTGCTTGTGCCCGCATAGCCCCGTCGGCCGGTCGCGTCACCCTCCGGGACCACCGCGCCGCCTTCCCGCCCGTCGCGGCGGCCTCCACCTCGATGGCATCCTCGGAGAGCGAAGATAAGAGGGAAGCCAAGCTTTGGGGCGGGCGGTTCGAGGAGGGCGTCACCGACGCC GTGGAGCGCTTCACGGAGTCCATATCCTACGACTGGCAGCTCTACAAGTACGACATCATGGGCAGCAAGGCCCACGCCTCTATGCTCGCCGGCCAG GGTTTGATAACAGCTACTGATAGGGATACCATCTTAGAGGGGCTTGATCAGATAGAGAGGCTGATCCAAGAAGGCAAATTTGAGTGGAGGAAGGACCGGGAAGACGTGCATATGAACATTGAAGCAGCTCTGATTGAGAGGGTTGGTGAGCCAGCCAAGAAGTTGCATACCGCCAGGAGCCGCAATGACCAAATTGTGACGGATCTAAGGCTATGGTGTCGTGATGCTATTGACAAGATTTTGATTCGTATTAAGCAGCTTCAG GTATCTCTGGTTATGTTGGCTTCAAAAAATGTTGACTTAATAGTCCCAGGTTATACTCATCTGCAAAGGGCACAACCTGTTCTGCTGCCACATCTTCTCTTGTCATATGTTGAACAG TTGGAGCGTGATGCTGGTCGACTGGTCAACTGCAGGGAGCGAGTGAATTTCTGCCCTCTTGGTGCTTGTGCTTTGGCTGGAACTGGACTTCCCATTGATAGGTTCCAAACTGCTAAAGATTTGAAATTTACGGCTCCAATGAAGAATAG CATTGATGCAGTATCAGACCGTGACTTTGTATTAGAGTTTCTTGCTGCCAATTCAATTGCTGCTGTTCATCTTTCGCGAATTGGTGAAGAATGGGTTCTTTGGGCATCAGAGGAATTTGGGTTCCTGACACCAAGTGACAAAGTTTCAACAGGAAGCAGCATTATGCCCCAGAAGAAAAATCCGGATCCAATGGAGCTTGTTCGTGGGAAATCTGCTAGGGTTGTTGGAGACCTCATGACTGTTCTTACCCTCTGTAAAGGCCTTCCACAGGCCTACAACCGTGACCTTCAG GAAGACAAGGAACCCTTGTTTGATAGTGTGAAAGCCGTATTAGGAATGCTTGAAGTATGCACGGAGTTTGCTCAAAATATCTCTTTTAATTCGAAAAGAATACAAAGTTCCCTGCCAGCTGGTTATCTGGATGCAACGACGCTGGCGGATTACCTTGTGAAGAAG GGAATTCCTTTCAGAACTTCTCACGAGATAGTTGGAAGGTCTGTTGCTCTATGCGTCTACAAGCAGTGTCAGCTAGCTGAGCTTGAATTGGATGACCTAAAATCTGTCCATCCTGTATTTGAGGGCGACGTCTATGAATATCTGGGGGTTGAAAACGCTGTAAACAAGTTCATATCCTATGGCTCTACTGGTTCAGAACAAGTAAAGAAGCAGCTTGAGGATTGGCGCATCCAGCTCGGGATCAGCTCATAA